A genomic window from Streptomyces sp. WMMC940 includes:
- a CDS encoding gamma-glutamylcyclotransferase, translated as MSLYAAYAGNLDARLMTRRAPHSPLRGTGWLNGWRLTFGGEQMGWEGALATIVEAPRSQVFVALYDIAPLDEDSMDRWEGVGLDIYRRMRVRVHTLDGEEPAWVYVLNGYEGGLPSARYLGEIADAAESAGAPHDYVMELRKRPC; from the coding sequence ATGTCGCTCTACGCCGCGTACGCCGGCAACCTCGACGCGCGGCTGATGACCCGCCGCGCACCGCACTCCCCGTTGCGCGGCACGGGCTGGCTCAACGGCTGGCGGCTGACGTTCGGCGGCGAGCAGATGGGCTGGGAGGGGGCGCTGGCCACGATCGTGGAGGCCCCCCGCTCGCAGGTCTTCGTCGCGCTCTACGACATCGCCCCGCTCGACGAGGACTCGATGGACCGCTGGGAGGGCGTCGGGCTCGACATCTACCGCCGCATGAGGGTCCGGGTGCACACGCTGGACGGCGAGGAGCCGGCCTGGGTGTACGTCCTGAACGGGTACGAGGGCGGGCTGCCCTCCGCGCGCTACCTGGGCGAGATCGCCGACGCGGCCGAGTCCGCGGGCGCCCCCCACGACTACGTGATGGAGTTGCGCAAGCGCCCCTGCTGA
- a CDS encoding purine-nucleoside phosphorylase, which produces MNVSLTPDPHAAADAAAARLRELTGAETHDVALVMGSGWAPAVDALGAPDAEFPVTELPGFPPPAVEGHGGKIRSYRIGEKRALVFLGRTHYYEGRGVAAVAHGVRTAVASGCKTVVLTNGCGGLREGMRPGQPVLISDHINLTAASPIVGANFVDLTDLYSPRLRALCKEVDPTLEEGVYVQFPGPHYETPAEINMVRVMGGDLVGMSTVLEAIAAREAGAEVLGISLVTNLAAGLSGEPLNHEEVLQAGRDSAARMGELLTRVLARI; this is translated from the coding sequence GTGAACGTTTCCCTTACCCCGGACCCCCACGCCGCCGCCGACGCCGCGGCCGCGCGCCTGCGAGAGCTGACCGGCGCCGAGACCCACGACGTCGCCCTGGTGATGGGCTCGGGCTGGGCGCCCGCAGTCGACGCCCTCGGTGCCCCCGACGCCGAGTTCCCGGTCACCGAGCTGCCCGGCTTCCCGCCCCCGGCGGTCGAGGGCCACGGCGGCAAGATCCGCTCGTACCGGATCGGTGAGAAGCGCGCGCTCGTCTTCCTCGGCCGTACGCACTACTACGAGGGCCGCGGCGTCGCCGCCGTGGCGCACGGTGTGCGCACCGCGGTCGCCTCCGGCTGCAAGACCGTCGTCCTGACCAACGGCTGCGGCGGTCTGCGCGAGGGCATGCGGCCCGGCCAGCCGGTCCTCATCAGCGACCACATCAACCTCACCGCGGCCTCGCCGATCGTCGGCGCCAACTTCGTGGACCTGACCGATCTGTACTCGCCGCGGCTGCGGGCGCTGTGCAAGGAGGTGGACCCGACGCTGGAGGAGGGCGTCTACGTCCAGTTCCCCGGCCCGCACTACGAGACCCCGGCCGAGATCAACATGGTCCGCGTCATGGGCGGCGACCTGGTCGGCATGTCCACGGTGCTCGAGGCCATCGCGGCCCGCGAGGCCGGCGCCGAGGTGCTCGGCATCTCCCTCGTCACCAACCTCGCGGCGGGGCTGTCGGGCGAGCCGCTGAACCACGAAGAGGTCCTGCAGGCGGGCCGCGACTCCGCGGCGCGGATGGGCGAGCTGCTGACCCGGGTGCTGGCCCGGATCTGA